The genomic region CGTATTTAGGCACCATGGACGGGGAGGGAATAGAACAAAAGGgtatggggcgggggggggggcggggggggaaaTGGACGTGGGGGGGGCAGTTGCCTGGGCAGGGGGCAGAAGAGGAGGTGGCTGTGGCGGGTGGGGGGCTCTGACCCCTTCCCCTGCCATAGCCTCCCTCCCGCCCCGCAATGTGGAGTCCTCTGATCCTGCTGCTGCTGTTCCCCTCCGCCCTGGTGCCCTCCTGTTCTGCGGCCCCTATCCGTGATGCTGAGTTCCAGGAGAGCCCCTCAGGGTTTCTAGGCCTCCAGAGCCTCCTCCAAAGCTTCAGCCGATTTTTCCTGAAAGTAAGTGACCGCAGGGTTTATGGGAATAAGAGATGGGATTTCAAGGAGACTGTAAGAGACAGGTCAGAGCCAGGCAGAGGGACAAACAGAAGAGGAGTCTGAGAGACAAGGCGACATTAAAtaggaagagagggaaaataaCAAGCTACAAGAGAGGGAGATGGGACTGACGAAATAGAGGGAGGTAGGAGGAGATGGATGAGGTCAGAGAAACGACTGGACATCTGTCCAGAGACGGGAATAGTAAGGCACTGGGCAGAGAATGCAGACAGGACAGGTGGGGACAAGAGGACAGAAAGGGAAGGGGATGGGAGGAATTTGAGACACAGCTGTAGGTCCGTTGAGAGATAGGAGGTTCAGTAGCTCACTGGTCATGACTCTGACACTAGGATGACCTGCTACAGGGTTTGGACAACTTCTTCTCTGCTCCCATGGACTTCTGGGGCCTTCCCAGGAACTTCCACCAAGAGGAGAACCAGGAGCGCCAGCTAGGGAATAAAACCCTCTCCAGCCACCTCCAGATCGACAAGGTGCGTCTGCAAGGAACTCCCTTCTCGCAGTCTCTGGGCACAGCATGATACATCATTATGCAGTATCtcttggggagggaggagggcagaggaggaAAGCGGGTTTCCTATCATTCCTCATCTCATCCTCACAGATGACTGACAACAAGACAGGAGAGGTGCTCATCTCTGAGAAGGTAGTGGCCTCCATCGAGCCAGAGGGGAGCCTGGAAGGTGACTGGAAGGTTAGAACCTGCCCTGCCCCCAAGGTGTCCAGATTCcaaccttttccttttctgtagttTAGaagaaagtctctctctctctctctctctctctctctctctctctctctctctccccctctctccctctctccctctccttgaaAATTCCTCATTCTCTGGTCAGTTTTAGCACTTGTCAAAAGGGACAGACCAACTTAGAAATAAGGTTTATAACCTCAGAATCCATCCCCAACTGTTTCGTAAACCCCAGAGGGTTTTATGAGTTCCAAAGTGTTTGGAAACCAAGAAAGGCTTTTAAATGCAAGGACTTCGTAAAGGTTACCCTCATaaacttcaaaatgtatttttttattcaaagTAAGTgctctgagccaggcatggtggcatacacctgtgatcccagcactcaggaggctgagacaagaggatcaaaaaattcaaggccagcctgggctacttagtgagatcctgcctagaaaaaaaaaaaaaaaaaaaaaccaaaaaaagaaagaaaaaagtaagtgtTCTGCAAACCTCagtattttttaatctattcaaaGCATTTGGTAAACCTCCAACTTATAAActtcaaaatgtgatttttaattcCAATGAGCTTCCAGAACCCCAAATGCTTTGTGTGGTCATCAATTATAAACCTCTATCTGTGATTCTAATCCCAAAGTGTTTTTGCAGAtatcacagtatttttttttttctgtttctttttttgtggtactggggcttgaactcaaggcctacaccttgagccactccaccagtccttttttgtgttggggttttttgagattagggtctcacaaactatttcctggggctggctttcaaccatgatcctcctgatctctgcctcctgagtagctaggattacaggcatgagccaccggccccGACAaccctgtttttttaaattaattaatgtacTTATTGGTAGtgcttgggtttaaactcagggcctcatacttgctaggcaggtgatctaccacttgaactgctttaccaatcctttttttgtgatggggttttttgagataggacctttcaaactatttgcctggagctggctttgaaccgcaatcgtCCTGATCTCTAACCCTAAAAGTTTTAAGAATCACAACATACTTGGTTAGACAAGTGGCATTCATGAGTGCACATGTATgagtgcacatgcatgcacacactctttcttttcattttaaatcttttttggctatagtggggtttgaactcagggccttgcacttactaggcaggcacttcagcactcaagccacaccctcagccctggtttttttgaggtttttttgtttgttttgtttttttccttttaactaaaaaaaaaaaaaaaaaaatcaggtctgAGGGCCTACATCTCTAGTCTTAGTGCTAGCTAGGGATGCTAGCACAGGAGGTTCTAAATTGAAAgctagactgggctacatagcaagactgtctcaaactaatcccaccccccaaaaaaatcaaactgcAACAATTAATTACATGTTTCAAAATGACTGCTAGAGGACATTTTGAGTGTTCCCAACACATACATGATAAATGTATAGGGTGAAAAGTATGCCaattactgaaaaaagaaaaaaattcaacaaaaaaagaaaaaaattcaaattttcaaaaCAGGCGGGCTTTctgttgttctgtttttgtttgttcattgtggtttttgttttgttttgttttttggtggtattagggtttcaactcaggacctcatgtttgctaggcaggcaagccactctgccagcccttggggctttttttgtttggttttgaggcagggtctcactatgtagcccaagatgaTCTGGAACTTATGGTCTTCCTGCCTccgtctcctgagtgctgggattacagaagtgtgctACCATGTCCAGTCAGAAAAGTTTTTTAATATAGTATAATCAATATGCCTGTATATATTCCCTGTGCCATAGACCAAAGTCTGTCAACTTCAGCACCCTTGGCATTTGCGGCTGGATAGTCATTGGTTGGGGGAGGGGCTGTGCACTGTAAGATGTTTGGCAGCGCCCCTGCCCTCTCACCCACTAGCTGGAAGTAGCACTCTCACCCCACTAGTTGTGACAACCAAGCTTTGCCTGACAACTTCTGGACTAATACTTTGCcagatttttatctgtttttacttttttatttctaaaccCTATGACAGTAAGTTGTTAACATCATGACACTTCAGCCCAAATAATTGAATGGAATTTCCAAAGAATGATAGATACATTCATCCTCATGatctaaatacttttttttttttttttttgtggtactggggcttgaacttaggacctttaccttgagccactgcaccagtccttttgttttcagtcTGTTTTTCAGTAGGGCTGGAGCTTTTGTCCCAGACAGCCTtgggccacaatcctcccacctttGCCTCCCAAAGCCAAATGTTGGAGGATTTCCTTGTTCCTCTTCCCCAGGCACCCAAGATAGAGGAGAAGGAAGCCCTGGGACCCATCCGGAAGGCCATAGACAGCTTCCAGCCAGAAACTCATCCCCGGGTAGCTTTCTGGATCATGAAGCTGCCACGTCGGAAGTCCCAGCAGGATGCCCAGGAAGGCAGCCAGTGGCTCAGCGAGAAGCGACACCGCCTGCAAGCCATCCGTGACAGGCTCCGAGAGGACTCCCTCGAAGATGGGATCCAGGATTCCTCTCACTCCAAGTTGCCAGCCCGAAAGACCCACTTCCTGTACATCCTCAGACCCTCTCAGCAGATATAGGGGTAGGGACCAGAAGCCCAcgcctgtgccaccacacacacacaccccagtatTCATATGGAAATAAAGTTTTTCTTACATCtatacactttctttttttttgtcagtgttagggtttgaactcggccttacgcttgctacgcaggtgctgtaccacttgaaccattctgttAGTTCAGCAGCACTCTCTCCTTTTGGGATCTGTCCCCAAGCTCCAGTCAGCTAGGCTACAATAAGTCCTCCCAGCCTGATGTCTACAGACTCCATTTTCTCATTCAGACAGTGTTTCCTAATggatcaaactccagccccaTCCATCCACTCAGTCCCCAGACCTGTCACCTCCAGCTGGGTCTGACCTCCCAGCCCCCAACTCTTTCCTTCCAGTCCTGTGAGTCCACTTAGTCCCCATGTCACTTTCTTCTGAGTGTGGTAACAAGTGACCACTAAagccacctgtaatcccagctaccctcaaggcagagacaggagaatagGGAGTTTGTTGCCAGCTGAGAGTTAgttagaccttatctcaaaagtttGGAAGTAGAGCTCAAGTGTTAGACTGTTTTTctggcaggtgtgaggccctgggtcccattcctagtaccaccaaaataaaccaCAAGTGACCACAAACTCAGTGAACTAATGCACcacaaatgtttttcttcacAGATCTATAGATCATAAATCCAGGATGGATATACTGGCTCACTGCATTTTACAAGGCTGCAAAATGTCAGgcagctggctttttttttttttagtggaccaaggtttgaactcagagctttgcacttgcaaagcaagtgttctactgcttgagccacacctccagtccattttgctctggttatttgggagatggggtctcaagaagtatttgcccaggctggccttgaacagtaatcctcctgatctcagactctcaagtactcaagattacaggtgtgagccactggtgcctggctttttttttttcagtactggagattgaactcagcctCTctgtttaccacttgagacacacccctccccaggtcttttgtttttgacagggtctcaagCTTTTACTCAGATTGGCCTCAGGcctccattctcttttctctccatctcctgagtagcagggattacagatgtacacacCACGCCTACTGAGCTCTTTTTGGGAAGGGGGTAAGCTCTTGGAAGAAGCTGGTTTCGGTTTGAGTTTTTGACAGAATCCAGATTCTTGGGTTTGTGGAACTGTAGTCTCTGAGTCATCGCTGCCAGCTGGATGTTCCCACACCTTCACTCCAGTCTGGAACTCATGTCAGAGTAAGCAATCCAGTCTCACACTTGCCATCTCCCTTGTTTCCTCTTTGACCCCATCTTTCTTAtgccttcctcttcctgttctcATGGGAGACAGTTCTGTGCTTTTAAGGGATTGGATTTGATCCTCCTGAATGGCAGGCATATTGGCAGGTTCCAGGACATAGAGGGTGGCTGTCCTTGTAGGGTCGTTATCCTCCTACTTCAGGTCCTCACTGAATCACCTCCTTCCTCAACCACAGGTCTTTGCTCTCTCATCTTCCTATTCTCTGTCAATTCACTCCCTCTCAGACTTgctctattttttatttgaccCTCTGTCAAACCCTCCATGCCTTCTCTAGTTTGGGTGTGATTTGCTCCCTAAGGGTTCAcatgttgaaagcttggtccccaatgtGGCTGTATtaagaggtggtgggacctttaagagatgggagcCAGCAGAAGATGACTGGGTCACTGCAAAAGAGACTAACAGGTTCTCCTGTACCATGTCCTGCAAGAGTGAGTTGGTATAAAACAGTGAGcctgggtgggagtgggggcacatgtctgtaatcccagctcttgggagattgaggcaggaggatcatgagtttgatgctagcctgggctacatagcaagaccttaactcaaaaaagcaaaacaaaaaaagtaagactGGCCCCTCTTTATCCCTTGGCTTCCTGTCTTGTGATGTCTTCCTCTCAAGGGCATTCCCACCCTAAGATGAACCCCCACCATAACTAGAACCATGCAGTTTGGACTATTGGCCTCCAAAGCAGTGAGCTAAATtgacctcttttctttattaagtaCCCAGATATTTTGTTAGCATAATGGAAAATGTACTAAGATAATACACAACATCTCAGATTCCATCTCTGCCAAGCTCAATGTCTCAGCCAAACCTAGAAACTCTTGAGAGTGGCCTGTCAACTGTGTCCTCCAGAGTATCTCTTGTTCCCTCTGAGACCCCCTCCCTTTCTGGTAAAGAGAATATTCACTTGTGCATGAATATTTAATTCACATCAGTAGTGTTACCTATCTCATGCTgatgggactttttttttcagtagtacttttttttttgagcatcgaagaatggtactggggattgaacccagggtctgctctatcacttgagccagtccttttttttttttttttccgatgctggtgtttgaactcagggccttcacctttagccactccaccagcccttttttgggatgggtttttttttttttccagatagagtctgtgaactatttacctgggctggcttcaaaccataatcctcctgacctctgtctccttagcgaggattataggcataagccactggcgcctgatgccagtccttttgcttttagtttggttttcagatagggtctcatgcttttgcccaggtagATCTCTGACTGTGatttctgcctcaacctccttcataactggaattacaggcaggaaGCACTAAGGTAATGAGAGATGAAGGAATGGGAGACTGTCCATCTCTCACTACCTTAGTCCATATGGTATTTGATGAGTGGAAATCCTCAGTTCTGATTAGGTcaatctaaaaaaaaacaaaggaggaggagagggagaggaagggagggagggaaagaggaagggaggaaaggagagagagagagagacagagacagagaagtcTCACAGaattagagaaataaagaaattgaatttaagATCTGCTAAGAAG from Castor canadensis chromosome 16, mCasCan1.hap1v2, whole genome shotgun sequence harbors:
- the Dkkl1 gene encoding dickkopf-like protein 1 isoform X1, whose product is MQDPGRPKSEPSPPPPCGQTKGRRSRPPSRPAMWSPLILLLLFPSALVPSCSAAPIRDAEFQESPSGFLGLQSLLQSFSRFFLKDDLLQGLDNFFSAPMDFWGLPRNFHQEENQERQLGNKTLSSHLQIDKMTDNKTGEVLISEKVVASIEPEGSLEGDWKAPKIEEKEALGPIRKAIDSFQPETHPRVAFWIMKLPRRKSQQDAQEGSQWLSEKRHRLQAIRDRLREDSLEDGIQDSSHSKLPARKTHFLYILRPSQQI
- the Dkkl1 gene encoding dickkopf-like protein 1 isoform X2, with translation MQDPGRPKSEPSPPPPCGQTKGRRSRPPSRPAMWSPLILLLLFPSALVPSCSAAPIRDAEFQESPSGFLGLQSLLQSFSRFFLKGLDNFFSAPMDFWGLPRNFHQEENQERQLGNKTLSSHLQIDKMTDNKTGEVLISEKVVASIEPEGSLEGDWKAPKIEEKEALGPIRKAIDSFQPETHPRVAFWIMKLPRRKSQQDAQEGSQWLSEKRHRLQAIRDRLREDSLEDGIQDSSHSKLPARKTHFLYILRPSQQI
- the Dkkl1 gene encoding dickkopf-like protein 1 isoform X3; this translates as MWSPLILLLLFPSALVPSCSAAPIRDAEFQESPSGFLGLQSLLQSFSRFFLKDDLLQGLDNFFSAPMDFWGLPRNFHQEENQERQLGNKTLSSHLQIDKMTDNKTGEVLISEKVVASIEPEGSLEGDWKAPKIEEKEALGPIRKAIDSFQPETHPRVAFWIMKLPRRKSQQDAQEGSQWLSEKRHRLQAIRDRLREDSLEDGIQDSSHSKLPARKTHFLYILRPSQQI